Genomic window (Planctomycetota bacterium):
TGCTGCGCCTCTTCGAGCAGGAGCGCGACGACGAGCAGCCCCCGCTGCCGATCGACGTGTTCTTCCGGTCGCTGGCCAAGGACTGCGGTGACAAGGCCGTCGCGATCGTCCTCTCCGGCACCGGCACCGACGGCTCACGCGGCATCGCCGACATCAAGAAAGCCGGCGGCATTGTCATCGTCCAGGACAAGGTCAGTGCCAAGTTCACCGGCATGCCCCGTGCGGCTTCCGACACAGGCGCCGTCGATGTCGCCCTCGCGCCCGACGAGATGCCCAGCTTCCTCGCGGCCTACGCCGAGGACCCGAGCCGGCTGCCGTCGTTCACCGATCAGGACGACGAAACGCTCGAAGGCATGGAGGGCGTGCTGCGCCTGCTCAACACCGAGCACGAGATTGATTTCTCCCTGTACAAGCCGTCCACGGTCCACCGCAGGATCGAGCGGCGGATCATGCTCGGGACCGACGACAACATCAATCAGTACGTCGATCGGCTCAAGAACGATCCCGACGAGTTGCACCAACTCTACAAGGACCTGCTCATCGGCGTGACGCAGTTCTTCCGCGACGCCGCAGCATTCCAAAGCCTGGGCGGCAGTGCGATCAAGGAGATTTTCGAACAGCGCGGCCCGCAGGAAGAAGTGCGCGTGTGGGTCGCGGGATGTGCGACCGGTGAGGAGGCGTACTCGATCGCCATGCTCCTGGACGAGGAGCGTCGCCGGCTGGGCCGCGAGAACCAACCGATCCGCGTGTTCGCCACCGACGCGCACCGCTCGTCGGTCGACTTCGCGGCGACCGGCCGCTATCCCGCCGACCGGCTCCGCGAAGTCATGCCCGACCGGCTCAGCGAGTACTTCACCTCGGTCGGCACCGAGTTTCAGGTCACGCCGCGCTTGCGGCAGATGATCACCTTCGCGACACACAACCTCATCAGCGACGCGCCGTTCACGCGGATGGACCTGGTGACGTGCCGCAACGTCCTGATCTATTTTAAGAAGCCGTTGCAGACGCAGGTGATCTCGCTGCTGCACTTCGCGATGAACGCCAACGGGTTCATGTTCCTCGGCCCGTCGGAGACGACCCAGCCGTTCCGGGACGAGTTCGAGACGATTGACTCGCATTGGCGGATTTACCGCAAACGCCGCGATGTTCGCCTGATTTCACCGACACGACTGCCGACACGGACACCGTCGATGCGGCGCGCGCCAGTCCCGAGCATCACCCCGCAAAATGCGTTGCCGCTGTCGGGCGACACCCATCTCATGCGGGTCTACGACCAGCTGCTAGGCGAAACGATCGGCGCGGCGATCCTGGTCAACGAACGACGCGAAGTCTTACACGTCTTCGGCGAAGCGGGTGCGTTCTTGCATGTGCCGATCGGCAGGCGAACGTTCGATGTGTTGGCGATGATCGACGAACCGCTCAAGACCGCGGTCGGCGCGGCCATCCAAAAGGGGCTGACCTCCGACAAGATGGAGACGGTCGGTCGGGTCCGCATCGATGACGAAACGACGGTGCTGGTGTCGGCTTCGCCGATCAACGCTGGCAATCGTGAGGAACGTGCCATTCTGGTCCGACTCGACACAGCTCAGACGCCAAAACCCGAACACCCCAAGCCTTCCAAAAACATCCCCGAGTCCAAGCAGGAAAGCACCACCGGCAACACCGTTTCATCAAACGCCAACGACGACTTCGACGCGTCAGGTGCAAACGAGGAAACCATCGTCACCCTCGAGCAGGAACTTCAATACACCAAGGAAACCCTCCAGTCCACGATCGAAGAACTGGAGACCGCCAACGAGGAACTCAACGCCACCAACGAAGAACTCATCGCCAGCAACGAGGAGCTTCAGTCCACCAACGAAGAGTTGCACTCGGTCAACGAAGAGCTGCACACGGTCAATGCCGAGTATCAGCAGAAGATCACCGAACTCACGCAGTTGACCGACGACATGAACAACCTGTTGTCGAGCACGGCAATCGGGACCGTGTTCGTCGACCGAGACCTGAACGTGCGGCGCTTTACCCCGTCGATCAAGGGGCTGTTCAACCTGCGTGATGCCGACCTCGGACGCCCGCTGGCCGAGATCAGCCCCGTCGTCAAGTACTCGGCCTTGATCGACGACGCGCGGATGGTCCTCGAGACCGGACAAGTACACGAACACGAAACCGAAGCGCACGACGGCACGAACCTATTGATCCGATTCAACCCGTACCTGCTCAACAACGGCAACATCAACGGGCTTGTCATCACCACCGTCGACATCACCAAGATCAAGCAAGCGGAGAAGGACACCGAAGAAGAACGTGTCCTCACTCAACGCATCCTCGACACGCTGCCGGCGATGGTGATCTTCAAGGACGACGAGAACCGCATACTCCGGATCAACCAGACGGTGGCCGATTGGGTCAAACTCCCGCGCGACCAGATCGAAGGGCGACACAGCTCTGAGATCTTCGGCGAGGAGTTGGCGGCGAAGTACTACCAGGACGACCTCCAGGTTCTTCGCGCCGGCAAACCCGTGCTGGGCATCACCGAGAAGGTCGACACCGACGCCGGAACACGCTGGGTCCGGACCGACAAAGTACCTTTGGTGGATTCTCGCGGCCGAAAAGGGCTCGTGGCCGTGGTGTCCGACATCACAGACCTTCACGACGCACAGTCCCGCCTCGAAGCACTGACACAGCGCTTCGAAGCGTTCATGTCCAACTCGCCCGCCATGAAGTGGGCCGTCGACGAGGACAATCGCTACATCTTCGTCAACGACGCGTACTGCCAGATCATGCGGGTCGAACGCGAAGAGATCATCGGCAAAAAGACCAGCGAGGTATTGAGCAAGCAGACCTCCGAGGCGTTTCTCAAACGATCCCGATCGACCAACAACCAGGCCCTCTCGGCCGGTCAGCCGATCACGTTCGAGATCGAGGTTCCCGTCGACGAAAACGTCTGCTGGATGTACGTCACCAAGTTCATCTTCGAAGACGCCAACGGCAACCAGATGATCGGCGGTTCGGCACTGGACATCACCGAACTCAAGCGGGTCGAAAGCGAACTGAAGCAAGTCAACGAGGAACTCGAGTCGCGCGTCACCTTTCGCACCGCCGAACTCACCGAGGCCCGCGACAAGCTCGAAAGCCGGGTCGAGTCACGCACCAGCGACCTGCGCATGCGCAACGAGCAGCTCGATCAGTTCGCCCGGGTGGCCTCCCACGACCTGCGATCACCGCTGC
Coding sequences:
- a CDS encoding chemotaxis protein CheB, giving the protein MTQDLTAESTQELARPTFIVGIGASAGGLEPLEQFFAATPPITGMAFVVVQHLSPDYPSLMSELLARHTSLPIRRVEDGMAVGRDAIYLIPARKNMIIEDGVLRLFEQERDDEQPPLPIDVFFRSLAKDCGDKAVAIVLSGTGTDGSRGIADIKKAGGIVIVQDKVSAKFTGMPRAASDTGAVDVALAPDEMPSFLAAYAEDPSRLPSFTDQDDETLEGMEGVLRLLNTEHEIDFSLYKPSTVHRRIERRIMLGTDDNINQYVDRLKNDPDELHQLYKDLLIGVTQFFRDAAAFQSLGGSAIKEIFEQRGPQEEVRVWVAGCATGEEAYSIAMLLDEERRRLGRENQPIRVFATDAHRSSVDFAATGRYPADRLREVMPDRLSEYFTSVGTEFQVTPRLRQMITFATHNLISDAPFTRMDLVTCRNVLIYFKKPLQTQVISLLHFAMNANGFMFLGPSETTQPFRDEFETIDSHWRIYRKRRDVRLISPTRLPTRTPSMRRAPVPSITPQNALPLSGDTHLMRVYDQLLGETIGAAILVNERREVLHVFGEAGAFLHVPIGRRTFDVLAMIDEPLKTAVGAAIQKGLTSDKMETVGRVRIDDETTVLVSASPINAGNREERAILVRLDTAQTPKPEHPKPSKNIPESKQESTTGNTVSSNANDDFDASGANEETIVTLEQELQYTKETLQSTIEELETANEELNATNEELIASNEELQSTNEELHSVNEELHTVNAEYQQKITELTQLTDDMNNLLSSTAIGTVFVDRDLNVRRFTPSIKGLFNLRDADLGRPLAEISPVVKYSALIDDARMVLETGQVHEHETEAHDGTNLLIRFNPYLLNNGNINGLVITTVDITKIKQAEKDTEEERVLTQRILDTLPAMVIFKDDENRILRINQTVADWVKLPRDQIEGRHSSEIFGEELAAKYYQDDLQVLRAGKPVLGITEKVDTDAGTRWVRTDKVPLVDSRGRKGLVAVVSDITDLHDAQSRLEALTQRFEAFMSNSPAMKWAVDEDNRYIFVNDAYCQIMRVEREEIIGKKTSEVLSKQTSEAFLKRSRSTNNQALSAGQPITFEIEVPVDENVCWMYVTKFIFEDANGNQMIGGSALDITELKRVESELKQVNEELESRVTFRTAELTEARDKLESRVESRTSDLRMRNEQLDQFARVASHDLRSPLRTIIGYTEILSDRAGLDDPLVKESLESIIRAGNRMTGLIDALSSFSRIGRTPLQTEEVNLNDVIRQCREDLAAEVAAAEATIVVEPLPTVQGDHTLLRQVVQNLITNAIKFVGEDKPRVEIGPIAEGEAVFPEGESVPGGGFYVQDHGIGIEPDFIETIFEPFTRLYPNHEYPGSGVGLSICRRIINNHGGVIFLESELGKGTRFSVVFPPDRLTGVSQ